The following nucleotide sequence is from Catonella massiliensis.
TTAAGTTGTTTAAGCCTTCCATCATTTTGGTGGGAGGCTTTTGTAGAAATATTGTGTGGTAGATTTGAAGTTGTAGGGCTGATGTGTTTGTTTTATTACTTAGTCACGCCTTCGCTGATAAATGTATAGACTTGCTCCGGTTTTTCTGTAAGATGTTGTTATAATTTGGTGCTGTTGACGAAAAACCTAATGCGCTCGCTTTTTGGCAGTGACTCACGCTTAGCGAATTGCAAAGCAATAAAGCTAAGTGTGCTAGTCCTGCCTATATAATAGCCGTCCACGATTGACGAGTGCTTGCACGAAGTCAGAGTGGAAACAGTGAACCATGCGGTATTATCAGCTCCGGCTGTTTAATTGATGAATAATTGAAAACAAACGCATCAGCCACATAGGGGCAGGTAGTAGTGGCTGCCTTTAATTTGATATTCGAATTATTATTTTCATAAATCTATGGTGCCAGCTCCGAATGATAAATTCTAAGCGAGCGCGTTAGGCGTAGCAAAGCGGATGCCGGAGCAAGTCTGAAATGTTATCATTCGGAGCATCACTGAGGTCAGTTTGTCTAAACCATCAAACATTATAAAAACACATAACTTTAAGATAATAGAATCTTTTTGTAATGTGTTTTTTTGTACCTATTCAATGATAAAAATGTTATAATATGTATAATAACTTCATAGCATATAACTAATGGCAGAAAAAAATCATAATTAAAAGATTTACTTGAAGGCTGTAGGTGGAAATTCAAAATAAATGAACTGCACACATAAGGCGACATCAAAATAGGTAAGACCAACTTGCATTAGATTTCAAATGATTTAAGGGGAAAGTGGAGGTATTTATGGTAGGGGATAAAGCTCTTGTTATGGTTGATGATAGGAAAATACAGAGTATGATTTACACCTTTAGGGGTAGGCAGGTAATGATAGATAGAGATTTAGCATATCTTTATAATGTTGAAACTAAAGCATTAAATCAAGCAGTAAAAAGAAATATTAGTAGATTTCCTGAAAGCTTTAGGTTTCAAATAA
It contains:
- a CDS encoding ORF6N domain-containing protein yields the protein MVGDKALVMVDDRKIQSMIYTFRGRQVMIDRDLAYLYNVETKALNQAVKRNISRFPESFRFQISDDEKDELVTNCDLKFKWSWWQTIYALCLIAIGGFYGNI